From a single Apium graveolens cultivar Ventura chromosome 2, ASM990537v1, whole genome shotgun sequence genomic region:
- the LOC141689588 gene encoding uncharacterized protein LOC141689588: MTQGYNAVLVVVDRLIKYAYSLSLRHPFDAFSVTIVFTKVIVKLHGFLRVKPKSWAKWLHWVEYSYNTAPHLSTKISTFKALYGREAPPILRMDRGQATVNSIEEMLLERDYILSQ; the protein is encoded by the exons ATGACTCAGGGGTACAATGCTGTCTTAGTGGTGGTAGATCGTTTAATTAAATACGCTTATTCCTTGAGTCTACGCCACCCGTTTGATGCGTTTTCAGTAACAATCGTGTTCACTAAAGTGATTGTCAAATTACATGGATTTCTGAG GGTCAAGCCAAAAAGTTGGGCTAAATGGCTGCATTGGGTTGAGTATTCCTATAATACTGCTCCTCATTTGTCTACAAAAATCAGCACCTTCAAGGCTTTGTATGGCAGGGAGGCACCACCAATTCTACGAATGGATAGAGGCCAAGCTACAGTAAACAGTATAGAGGAAATGTTGTTGGAACGAGACTATATATTGTCCCAGTAA